From the genome of Fusobacterium varium, one region includes:
- the rnjA gene encoding Ribonuclease J 1, with translation MIKRNKDTEREYSKKKKTETSGIKEVKDIKEKLKAIKAGIKELKGDKEGNKEGNKSEVKAERTTEAKETKSIKEEKMYVIPLGGLEEVGKNMTVIQYRDEIIIIDSGVTFPDDNLLGIDLVIPDFSFIENNKDKVKGLFITHGHEDHIGSIPYLYQKIDKNIPMFGGKLTLALAKSKFDNPGFSKELPKMKEVKGRSRVKVGKYFTVEFIKVTHSITDAYSLVITSPAGVVFHTGDFKIDLTPVDSEGVDFARLSQIGEQGVDLMLSDSTNSEVEGFTPSERSVGEAFKQEFSKAKGRIIVAAFASHVHRLQQIINTAEEYGRRIAIDGRSLVKVFEIASNLGYLRIPEGMMVALSEVDGLRDNKVVILCTGTQGEPMAALSRIAKNMHKHIKIKEGDTVIISATPIPGNEKAVSNNINNLLKYDAEVVFKKIAGIHVSGHGSKDEQKLMLNLIKPRYFMPVHGEHKMLKAHKDTAIETGVPKNNVIIAQNGSKVEVTKSAVKIKGKVNAGSTLVDGLGVGDIGNIVLKDRQQLSQDGVVVIVFTISKETGKIIAGPDIVTRGFVYSKESDDIIKEAIEAIKAKLSNIEGHSTKDWNTFKNTTRDIASKYFYNKTKRNPVVLPIIMEI, from the coding sequence ATGATAAAAAGAAACAAAGATACAGAAAGAGAATATTCGAAAAAGAAAAAAACAGAAACTAGTGGAATAAAAGAGGTAAAAGATATAAAAGAAAAATTAAAAGCAATAAAAGCTGGTATAAAAGAATTGAAAGGGGATAAAGAAGGAAATAAAGAAGGAAATAAATCAGAAGTTAAAGCTGAAAGAACTACTGAAGCAAAAGAAACAAAAAGTATAAAAGAAGAAAAAATGTATGTCATTCCTTTAGGTGGTCTTGAAGAAGTAGGGAAAAATATGACAGTCATTCAATATAGAGATGAAATAATAATAATAGATTCAGGGGTGACTTTCCCAGATGATAATCTATTGGGAATAGATTTAGTAATACCTGATTTTTCATTTATAGAGAACAATAAGGATAAAGTGAAAGGACTTTTTATAACTCATGGACATGAAGATCATATAGGTTCAATTCCATATCTTTATCAAAAAATAGATAAAAATATTCCAATGTTTGGAGGAAAACTTACATTAGCTCTAGCTAAGTCAAAATTTGATAATCCAGGATTTTCAAAAGAACTTCCTAAAATGAAAGAGGTAAAAGGAAGAAGCAGAGTAAAAGTTGGAAAATACTTTACAGTTGAATTTATAAAAGTGACTCACTCAATAACAGATGCTTACTCATTAGTAATAACATCACCAGCAGGAGTAGTATTTCATACAGGAGATTTCAAAATAGATCTTACTCCAGTGGATAGTGAGGGAGTGGATTTTGCAAGACTTTCTCAAATTGGAGAGCAGGGAGTAGATTTAATGCTTTCTGATTCAACAAACTCAGAAGTAGAAGGATTTACACCATCAGAAAGAAGTGTAGGAGAAGCATTTAAACAAGAATTTTCAAAAGCTAAGGGAAGAATAATTGTGGCAGCTTTTGCTTCACATGTACATAGATTACAGCAGATAATAAATACAGCAGAAGAGTATGGAAGAAGAATAGCTATTGATGGAAGAAGCTTGGTAAAAGTATTTGAAATAGCATCTAATCTAGGATATCTTAGAATTCCAGAGGGCATGATGGTAGCATTATCTGAAGTAGATGGACTTAGAGATAATAAAGTAGTTATTTTATGTACAGGAACACAGGGAGAGCCAATGGCTGCTCTATCTAGGATAGCTAAAAATATGCATAAACATATAAAAATAAAAGAAGGAGATACAGTAATAATTTCTGCTACTCCAATACCAGGAAATGAGAAAGCTGTTTCTAATAATATAAATAATCTTCTTAAATATGATGCTGAAGTTGTATTTAAGAAAATAGCAGGTATACATGTTTCAGGACATGGAAGTAAAGATGAACAAAAACTTATGCTTAATCTTATAAAGCCTAGATATTTTATGCCAGTACATGGGGAGCACAAAATGCTTAAAGCTCATAAAGATACAGCAATTGAAACTGGAGTACCAAAAAATAATGTTATAATTGCTCAAAATGGAAGTAAAGTAGAGGTAACAAAATCAGCAGTAAAAATTAAAGGAAAGGTAAATGCTGGTTCTACACTTGTAGATGGTTTAGGTGTAGGGGATATAGGAAATATAGTTTTAAAAGATAGACAGCAGTTATCACAAGATGGAGTGGTAGTAATTGTTTTTACAATTAGTAAAGAAACTGGAAAAATAATAGCAGGGCCTGATATTGTAACAAGAGGATTTGTATATTCTAAGGAATCAGATGATATAATAAAAGAGGCAATTGAAGCAATAAAAGCTAAATTGAGCAATATAGAAGGGCATTCAACAAAAGACTGGAATACATTTAAGAATACTACTAGAGATATAGCATCAAAATATTTTTATAATAAAACAAAGAGAAATCCGGTAGTACTACCGATAATCATGGAAATATAA
- the rsmE gene encoding Ribosomal RNA small subunit methyltransferase E: MISVIITSENISRDRITINEKSDINHLKNVFRVKLDEKIRAVDGEKEYFCKVVSIDKKEIILEIEQIFEDRYSHKVKIDAALGILKNDKMDLAIQKLTEIGVNKIIPLAVKRGVVKITEKKDKWDLIVREALKQCQAVKATEIDEVKKLEEIEFEEYDLIIVPYECEEEYTLKNLLRNEEKSPKKILYIIGSEGGFDPEEIEFLKRKKANIVTLGRRILRAETASIVVGGILINEFQ; this comes from the coding sequence GTGATAAGTGTTATAATAACAAGTGAGAATATTAGCAGAGATAGGATTACAATAAATGAAAAAAGCGATATAAATCATTTGAAAAATGTTTTTAGAGTAAAACTAGACGAAAAAATAAGAGCTGTAGATGGTGAAAAAGAGTACTTCTGTAAAGTTGTTTCTATAGATAAAAAAGAGATAATTCTAGAAATAGAACAAATATTTGAAGACAGATATTCTCATAAAGTTAAGATAGATGCTGCATTAGGAATATTAAAGAATGATAAAATGGATCTTGCTATTCAAAAACTTACAGAGATTGGAGTTAATAAAATAATACCTTTGGCTGTTAAAAGAGGTGTTGTTAAAATAACAGAAAAAAAAGATAAGTGGGATCTTATAGTAAGAGAAGCTTTAAAACAATGTCAGGCAGTTAAAGCTACTGAAATAGATGAAGTGAAAAAACTTGAAGAGATAGAGTTTGAAGAATATGATCTTATAATTGTTCCTTATGAATGTGAGGAAGAATACACATTGAAAAATTTATTGAGAAACGAAGAAAAATCTCCAAAAAAAATTCTATATATAATAGGTTCAGAAGGTGGATTCGATCCAGAAGAGATAGAATTTTTAAAAAGAAAAAAAGCAAATATAGTTACTTTAGGAAGAAGAATACTAAGAGCAGAAACAGCCTCTATTGTAGTGGGAGGAATATTGATAAATGAGTTTCAATAA
- a CDS encoding Predicted HD-superfamily hydrolase, translated as MTVGIIIHDLSKGSIRKTEEKFSHSQMMLKKPEYITREADKVLKDVEETIGAELNDSIRKNIIHIVLSHHGKWGKIQPNTKEAHIVHRADMYSAKYHRINPIGADKILELMAQGAQLEEIAEKLNCTQGVVKDRLKRAKQELKLKNTKQLINYYKKNKKIPIGDNFFIQRVRETEKLKRMVDRKGFKNIMLESPLLPYFNDDIIFKKDKDK; from the coding sequence ATGACAGTAGGAATAATAATTCATGATCTTAGCAAGGGAAGTATAAGAAAAACAGAAGAAAAATTTTCACATTCACAAATGATGCTAAAAAAACCTGAATATATAACAAGGGAAGCAGATAAAGTATTAAAAGATGTAGAAGAAACTATTGGAGCAGAACTAAATGATTCTATAAGAAAAAATATAATCCATATAGTTCTATCTCATCATGGTAAATGGGGAAAAATACAGCCTAATACAAAAGAAGCCCATATAGTTCATAGAGCAGATATGTACTCTGCAAAATATCATAGAATAAATCCAATAGGTGCAGATAAAATACTTGAACTTATGGCTCAGGGAGCTCAACTTGAGGAGATAGCTGAAAAATTGAATTGTACTCAAGGAGTAGTAAAAGATAGATTAAAAAGAGCAAAACAGGAACTTAAATTAAAAAATACAAAACAACTTATAAATTATTATAAGAAGAATAAAAAAATTCCAATAGGAGATAATTTCTTTATTCAGAGAGTTAGAGAAACAGAAAAATTAAAAAGAATGGTAGATAGAAAGGGATTTAAAAATATAATGCTGGAAAGCCCACTTCTCCCATACTTTAATGATGATATTATTTTTAAAAAAGATAAAGATAAATAG
- the tlyA gene encoding 16S/23S rRNA (cytidine-2'-O)-methyltransferase TlyA, which produces MKERLDILLVKSGFFESKEKAQRAIMAGLVIVNDKRIDKSGTFIKLDKDPVIRIKGEVSKYVSRGGLKLEKALQVFGMKLTEKTILDVGASTGGFTDCLLQNGAGFVYAMDVGTNQLDWKLRNDDRVKSIENTHIKDLTENDLDNKKMDYIVMDVSFISITKVLEYLVKFCQPETKLMALIKPQFETDREYIEKGGIVKDTGQHIKAIKRVIEEGENNGFYIEGLDFSPITGTKGNVEYISIFGLKVENKKNIDIDGIVKNGKNLGGAV; this is translated from the coding sequence ATGAAAGAGAGATTAGACATTCTCTTAGTGAAAAGTGGTTTTTTTGAAAGTAAGGAGAAAGCTCAAAGAGCTATAATGGCTGGTTTAGTAATAGTAAATGACAAAAGAATAGATAAGAGCGGAACCTTCATAAAACTTGATAAGGATCCTGTTATAAGAATAAAAGGAGAAGTGTCTAAATATGTGAGCAGAGGCGGATTGAAACTTGAAAAAGCCTTGCAGGTATTTGGAATGAAATTAACTGAAAAAACAATTCTTGATGTAGGAGCTTCAACAGGAGGGTTTACAGATTGTTTACTCCAAAATGGAGCTGGATTTGTATATGCAATGGACGTTGGAACCAATCAACTTGACTGGAAGCTTCGGAATGATGATAGAGTAAAATCTATAGAAAATACTCATATAAAAGATTTAACAGAAAATGATTTAGATAATAAAAAAATGGATTATATAGTTATGGATGTGTCTTTTATATCTATAACGAAAGTATTAGAATATTTAGTAAAATTCTGTCAGCCAGAAACTAAGCTTATGGCTTTAATCAAGCCTCAATTTGAGACAGACAGAGAGTATATAGAAAAAGGTGGAATAGTAAAGGATACTGGGCAACATATAAAAGCTATAAAGAGAGTTATTGAAGAGGGAGAAAATAATGGATTCTATATTGAAGGATTGGATTTTTCTCCAATAACTGGAACAAAGGGAAATGTAGAGTATATATCAATATTTGGACTTAAAGTTGAAAATAAAAAAAATATAGATATAGATGGGATTGTCAAAAATGGTAAAAATTTAGGAGGAGCTGTATGA
- the pbpA gene encoding Penicillin-binding protein A, producing the protein MTLNMELQEYMEEQFKEDGRVGAFIALDPKTGEIITMVSYPTYSLNMFSSQILNEDWQKIITDPGRPLTNKTIAGEYPPGSVFKVVSAMAFLDNGIDPKEKYLDKNGYYEIGKWRWRAWKVGGHGYVDMKKSIVESANPYYYRLSDQIGHKPIVDTARLFGFNERTGIDIPGEKKGLLPDAEWKKKAMGSGWYKGDTILLSIGQGYLTVTPLQIAVLYATIANKGYVYSPHLVKELVDFSGKNVTPITGEKRQITKFPKKYYDELNEALIATVAQDNGTTKILRTPGMKVAAKSGSAQNPHSKTTHAWVAGYFPADNPEIVFSVILEGAGGGGAMGGGMARKFIDKYLEIKNREKLIKENSVNSEEKVN; encoded by the coding sequence ATGACATTAAATATGGAACTTCAAGAGTACATGGAAGAGCAATTCAAAGAAGATGGAAGAGTAGGAGCATTTATAGCATTAGATCCTAAAACAGGAGAAATAATTACTATGGTAAGCTACCCTACATATTCTTTAAATATGTTTAGTTCTCAGATTTTAAATGAGGATTGGCAAAAGATAATAACTGATCCAGGAAGACCACTGACTAATAAAACAATAGCAGGGGAGTATCCACCAGGATCAGTATTTAAAGTAGTGTCAGCAATGGCATTTCTTGATAATGGAATTGATCCTAAAGAAAAATATCTGGATAAAAATGGATATTATGAAATAGGAAAATGGAGATGGAGAGCTTGGAAGGTTGGAGGACATGGATATGTAGATATGAAAAAGTCTATTGTTGAATCAGCCAATCCATATTATTATAGGCTATCTGATCAAATAGGTCATAAGCCAATAGTGGATACAGCTCGTTTATTTGGATTTAACGAAAGAACAGGAATAGATATTCCTGGAGAAAAAAAGGGACTACTTCCAGATGCTGAATGGAAAAAGAAGGCAATGGGAAGTGGATGGTACAAGGGAGACACTATACTTTTATCAATTGGGCAGGGGTATCTTACAGTAACTCCTCTACAGATAGCTGTTCTTTATGCTACAATTGCAAACAAAGGGTATGTGTATTCTCCTCATTTAGTGAAAGAGTTAGTAGATTTTAGTGGAAAAAATGTGACTCCAATAACAGGAGAGAAACGTCAGATAACAAAATTTCCTAAAAAGTATTATGATGAATTAAATGAAGCTTTGATAGCAACTGTTGCACAGGATAATGGAACAACTAAAATACTTAGAACTCCTGGAATGAAAGTTGCTGCAAAAAGTGGTTCTGCTCAGAATCCTCATTCTAAAACTACACATGCATGGGTAGCAGGATACTTTCCTGCAGATAATCCTGAGATAGTCTTTTCAGTTATATTGGAAGGAGCTGGAGGAGGAGGAGCCATGGGTGGAGGAATGGCCAGAAAATTCATAGATAAATATTTGGAGATAAAAAACAGGGAAAAACTAATCAAGGAAAATTCAGTTAATAGTGAGGAGAAAGTTAATTAG
- the miaB_2 gene encoding (Dimethylallyl)adenosine tRNA methylthiotransferase MiaB, which yields MSFNKRVAFYTLGCKVNQYETESIKNQLLKKGYTETAFEEKAEIYIVNSCTVTSVADRKTRNMLRRAKKINPRGIVIVTGCYAQTNSKELLEMEEIDYVIGNSDKNAIVNFIEDIENRTMEKVKNHNIFLDSEYTEYEFATLREMSRAYVKIQDGCNNFCSYCKIPFARGKSRSRKKENIIKEIEKLVEEGFKEIILIGINLGAYGEDLDEGENFESLLKSILEINKLQRVRIGSVYPDKISDEFINMFDNKKLMPHLHISLQSCDDEVLKRMRRKYGSSLIEERLLKLKKKVKNMEYTADVIVGFPGETEEMFQNSYNLIEKIGFSGIHIFQYSDRENTIASSFTDKIDAKVKKERADRLEVLKSEMAKKERKKYIGKHLSVLLEEKINGYLYGYSENYLRVKIKDNGIEVNSIIDIKINSLEKEMLIAYE from the coding sequence ATGAGTTTCAATAAAAGAGTTGCCTTTTATACTTTAGGCTGTAAAGTAAATCAATATGAAACTGAAAGTATAAAGAATCAATTACTAAAAAAAGGATACACAGAAACAGCTTTTGAAGAAAAAGCTGAAATTTATATAGTAAATTCATGTACTGTTACCAGTGTAGCAGACAGAAAAACGAGAAATATGCTGAGAAGAGCAAAAAAAATAAATCCAAGAGGTATAGTAATAGTTACTGGATGTTATGCTCAAACTAACAGTAAAGAACTTTTAGAAATGGAAGAAATAGACTATGTAATTGGAAATAGTGACAAAAATGCTATAGTTAATTTTATAGAAGATATAGAAAACAGAACTATGGAAAAAGTAAAAAATCATAATATATTTTTGGATAGTGAGTACACAGAATATGAGTTTGCAACATTGAGAGAAATGTCCAGAGCTTATGTTAAAATTCAAGACGGGTGCAATAATTTTTGTTCTTACTGTAAGATTCCTTTTGCAAGAGGAAAAAGCAGATCAAGAAAAAAAGAAAATATAATCAAAGAAATAGAAAAATTGGTGGAAGAAGGATTTAAGGAAATTATTCTTATTGGAATAAATTTAGGAGCTTATGGCGAGGATCTTGATGAAGGAGAAAACTTTGAATCTCTTTTAAAATCTATATTGGAAATAAATAAATTACAAAGAGTAAGAATAGGATCAGTTTATCCAGATAAAATTTCTGATGAATTTATAAATATGTTTGATAATAAAAAACTTATGCCTCATCTTCATATTTCTTTGCAATCTTGTGATGATGAAGTATTAAAAAGAATGAGAAGAAAATATGGAAGTTCTCTCATTGAAGAAAGGCTTTTGAAATTAAAGAAAAAAGTAAAAAATATGGAATATACAGCTGATGTAATAGTAGGTTTTCCAGGAGAAACTGAAGAAATGTTTCAAAATTCATATAATCTTATAGAAAAAATAGGATTTTCAGGAATTCATATATTTCAGTATTCTGATAGAGAAAATACTATTGCAAGCAGTTTTACAGATAAAATAGATGCAAAAGTAAAAAAAGAAAGAGCTGATAGACTAGAGGTTCTTAAGTCAGAGATGGCGAAAAAAGAAAGAAAAAAATATATAGGAAAACATTTAAGTGTTTTATTAGAAGAGAAAATAAATGGATATCTATATGGTTATAGTGAAAATTATCTTAGAGTAAAGATTAAGGATAACGGGATAGAAGTCAACAGTATTATTGATATAAAAATAAATTCTTTAGAAAAGGAGATGTTGATAGCTTATGAGTAA
- a CDS encoding penicillin-binding protein 2 — translation MKNEKIQIKLGSDNSKRDVVFKVFILLVFLGLGTRMMYLQLIRGERYAYLSEKNRFKLKKIESPRGKIYDREGRLVVTNGAGYRLVYLKERDNNPEIVREISEVTGYDEEYIKRRIRNGEIFPYTRENVLVESLDEETAHKLMEKIVDYPYLQVQTYSKRRYLYDSVASHSIGYVKKYQKKNMKN, via the coding sequence ATGAAAAATGAAAAAATTCAAATAAAATTAGGATCAGATAATAGTAAGAGAGATGTTGTATTCAAAGTTTTTATTTTACTTGTATTTTTAGGATTGGGAACAAGAATGATGTATCTCCAACTTATAAGAGGAGAGAGGTATGCATATCTTTCTGAAAAAAATAGATTTAAATTAAAGAAGATAGAATCTCCAAGAGGGAAAATCTATGATAGAGAAGGAAGATTAGTAGTAACAAATGGTGCAGGATATAGACTTGTATATTTGAAAGAAAGAGATAACAATCCTGAAATAGTTAGAGAAATTAGTGAAGTAACTGGCTATGATGAAGAATATATAAAAAGAAGAATAAGAAATGGAGAGATATTTCCTTATACTAGAGAGAATGTATTGGTAGAAAGTCTAGATGAAGAAACTGCTCATAAATTGATGGAAAAGATAGTGGACTATCCTTACCTGCAAGTACAGACTTATTCTAAAAGACGATATCTTTATGATTCAGTAGCTTCTCACAGTATAGGTTATGTTAAAAAATATCAGAAAAAGAATATGAAAAATTAA
- the yhbY gene encoding RNA-binding protein YhbY — MALTSKQRAFLKKKAHELNPLVRIGKDGVTESLIQSILEAIDSRELLKVKILQNCEKEKEEVLEELSKCSEFEIVGIIGRTIILFRENRDKPTISLELKSIK; from the coding sequence ATGGCATTAACAAGTAAGCAAAGAGCGTTTTTAAAGAAGAAGGCTCATGAATTGAATCCTCTAGTAAGAATTGGAAAAGATGGAGTAACTGAAAGTCTTATTCAAAGTATATTGGAAGCTATAGATTCTAGAGAGTTATTAAAAGTAAAAATACTTCAAAATTGTGAAAAGGAAAAAGAAGAAGTTTTAGAAGAACTTTCTAAATGCAGTGAATTTGAAATTGTAGGAATAATTGGAAGAACTATTATATTGTTTAGAGAAAATAGAGATAAACCAACTATTTCATTAGAATTAAAAAGTATTAAATAG
- a CDS encoding Divergent PAP2 family yields the protein MSPGIIFNNRVLDVVFIAWFIAQFYKVLTLIFKKRKFDITRLWDTGGMPSSHSSTVSCLATCIAIRYGISSDIFAITIIFAGIVMYDSAGIRRAAGKQAGVINSLIEKIPLFIGKAQYNKHFSKEKEAKLKELLGHTPVEVVVGCALGIVIGLIFKIYLQG from the coding sequence ATGAGTCCCGGAATAATTTTTAATAATAGAGTGCTAGATGTGGTATTTATAGCATGGTTTATAGCACAATTTTATAAAGTATTAACACTTATATTTAAGAAGAGAAAATTTGATATAACAAGACTATGGGACACTGGTGGAATGCCGAGTTCTCATAGTTCTACAGTGTCATGTCTGGCTACATGTATAGCAATACGTTATGGAATAAGCAGTGATATTTTTGCAATAACTATTATTTTTGCAGGAATTGTTATGTATGATTCAGCAGGGATAAGAAGAGCAGCAGGAAAACAAGCAGGAGTAATTAATTCTCTTATAGAAAAGATTCCTCTATTTATTGGAAAAGCTCAATATAACAAACACTTTAGTAAGGAAAAAGAAGCGAAATTAAAAGAACTCCTTGGACATACACCTGTTGAGGTAGTAGTAGGATGTGCCCTTGGAATAGTAATTGGATTGATATTTAAAATATATCTACAAGGGTAA
- the dxs_2 gene encoding 1-deoxy-D-xylulose-5-phosphate synthase, with protein MENLKDASVDEIKKRAEEIRKILIETVSKNGGHLGPNLGVVELTLCLHKVFDFSKDKLLFDVGHQSYVHKILTGREEKFSTLRQRNGIGPFMDPKESSYDPFISGHAGTALSAAAGIALADPDKKVIVVIGDASISNGHSLEALNNIGAKLKNLIIILNDNEMSIGKNVGSLSRFFGKLMVSEKYMSFRDDVKAIINKIRIVNRVSNTLERMEFSIKNFFLPLSILESLGLKFLGVIDGHDIEELTNTFNKVKDMEGPIFIHIKTQKGKGYSFAEKDQEKFHGISPFDMKTGSIPSKTKTYSSILGEEMVKLGEEDENIYAISAGMVKGTGLGEFFEKFPKRAVDVGIAEGHAVTFAGGLASMGKKPYVAIYSTFMQRGFSQLIHDISIQKLPVRFIIDRAGIVGEDGKTHNGLYDISIFTTIPNYTVIAPTTCNELIEALEISKDFDDGPIAIRIPREISFSLENDEKFQIGKWKEIKKGEKTLFIATGSMLKEILSIDEQLKSKKIDGTIVSAASVKPLDEKYILDNLDKYDNIFVMEEAYEKNSFGSSILDFINKRGKEKIINKIAIENGIVPHGKRGELLEEFGLKGENLIKRIEEKIDAGKK; from the coding sequence ATGGAAAATTTGAAAGATGCAAGTGTAGATGAAATTAAAAAAAGAGCTGAAGAGATAAGAAAAATATTAATAGAAACTGTAAGTAAAAATGGTGGGCATCTTGGTCCAAATCTTGGAGTGGTAGAACTTACACTATGTCTGCATAAAGTTTTTGATTTTTCCAAAGATAAATTACTTTTTGATGTAGGACACCAGTCATATGTGCACAAAATATTGACAGGAAGAGAGGAAAAATTTTCTACTTTAAGACAGAGAAATGGAATTGGACCATTTATGGATCCTAAAGAAAGTTCTTATGATCCGTTTATATCTGGTCATGCAGGGACAGCCCTTTCAGCAGCAGCAGGAATAGCATTAGCTGATCCTGATAAAAAAGTAATAGTAGTTATTGGAGATGCTTCTATCTCCAATGGACATTCTTTAGAGGCTTTGAACAACATTGGTGCGAAACTGAAAAATCTTATCATAATATTAAATGATAATGAGATGTCTATTGGGAAAAATGTGGGATCTCTTTCTAGGTTTTTTGGAAAACTTATGGTAAGTGAAAAGTATATGAGCTTTAGAGATGATGTAAAGGCTATTATAAATAAGATCAGAATAGTAAATAGGGTATCTAATACACTAGAAAGAATGGAATTTTCTATAAAGAATTTTTTTCTGCCACTAAGTATTCTTGAAAGTCTTGGATTGAAATTTTTAGGAGTTATAGATGGGCATGATATAGAAGAACTGACTAATACTTTTAATAAAGTAAAAGATATGGAAGGACCAATCTTTATACATATAAAAACTCAAAAAGGAAAAGGATATTCATTTGCTGAGAAAGATCAGGAAAAATTTCATGGAATATCGCCATTTGATATGAAAACTGGATCTATTCCTTCTAAAACTAAGACTTACTCTAGTATTTTAGGAGAAGAAATGGTAAAGCTTGGAGAGGAAGATGAGAATATTTATGCCATTTCGGCAGGAATGGTAAAAGGAACAGGACTAGGAGAATTTTTTGAAAAATTTCCTAAGAGAGCTGTTGATGTAGGAATAGCAGAAGGACATGCTGTAACTTTTGCAGGAGGACTTGCTTCTATGGGGAAAAAACCATATGTTGCAATATATTCAACTTTTATGCAAAGAGGATTCAGTCAGCTTATTCATGATATTTCTATTCAAAAGTTGCCAGTTCGTTTTATAATAGATAGGGCAGGTATTGTAGGAGAAGATGGAAAGACACACAATGGACTTTATGACATTTCCATATTTACTACTATACCAAACTATACAGTTATAGCTCCTACTACTTGTAATGAGCTAATAGAGGCTTTGGAGATATCAAAGGATTTTGATGATGGACCTATAGCTATAAGAATACCAAGAGAAATATCTTTTTCGCTGGAAAATGATGAAAAATTTCAAATTGGTAAATGGAAAGAGATAAAAAAAGGGGAAAAAACTCTCTTTATAGCAACAGGAAGTATGCTAAAAGAGATTTTAAGTATAGATGAGCAGTTAAAATCAAAAAAAATTGATGGAACAATAGTGAGTGCAGCTTCTGTAAAACCTCTTGATGAAAAATACATATTGGACAATCTGGATAAATATGATAATATTTTTGTTATGGAAGAAGCATATGAAAAAAATTCATTTGGAAGCAGTATATTAGATTTTATTAACAAAAGAGGAAAGGAAAAAATCATAAATAAAATAGCAATAGAGAATGGAATCGTGCCACACGGAAAGCGGGGAGAACTTTTGGAAGAGTTTGGTTTAAAAGGAGAAAATTTAATTAAAAGAATTGAGGAAAAAATAGATGCAGGAAAAAAATAA
- the cymR gene encoding Cysteine metabolism repressor: protein MKISTKVRYGLRALAYIAEKSGEGKLVRIKEIADDQNISVQYLEQILFKLKNENIIEGKRGPNGGYRLAKEPNEITLHQLYKILDEEDKVIDCNESEEHKATCSEQTCGSTCIWSKLDSAMTKILKETTLNEFIKNKDMI from the coding sequence ATGAAGATAAGCACAAAAGTTAGATATGGATTAAGAGCTTTAGCATATATAGCTGAAAAAAGTGGAGAAGGAAAATTAGTAAGAATAAAAGAAATTGCTGATGATCAGAATATTTCTGTACAGTATCTTGAACAGATTCTTTTTAAATTAAAAAATGAGAATATAATAGAAGGTAAAAGAGGGCCTAATGGGGGCTACAGATTAGCAAAAGAACCAAATGAAATAACATTACATCAGCTATATAAAATACTTGATGAAGAGGACAAAGTCATTGATTGTAATGAAAGTGAAGAGCATAAGGCTACATGTAGCGAACAAACTTGTGGAAGTACATGTATATGGAGTAAATTGGATAGTGCTATGACTAAAATATTGAAAGAAACTACTTTAAATGAATTTATAAAAAATAAAGATATGATATAG